ACCTTCTTGAATCCTAAAGGTGATCAGATTCcttcttggatcaagaagctgtaaATATTCCTGTTTATTTCGTCATTTATACCCCCATTTACCCCTTTTGGGGACATCCGGTGTATCTGATAGAACCGTCTCTCCCGGCAGAGAATTCcgtacctttactgccctcactgtaaagaatccgctccttttttatgaatgaaatcattctttgtacatttctgttaatgaacggGTCACTGGagaggtgtatgtgtgtgtgtgtgtatatatatgtatgtgtatgtatgtatatgtgtgtatatatatatatatatatatatatatatatatatatatatatatatatacagcgttATGATCTCCCTTGGAGGAGTCTTTTCATTCAGGTCATGTGATTATGTTCTAagcgtgatgggagttataataTTGCTCCTTGTACTATGTCCCCTGGCAGTAGAAGAACACCAATTGCTGGCGCCCCCTGAGGGCCACGCTGGGGCTCACATACATCTAAGTGTGGAGCATCCCTTAAGTACCAAGAAGTGACTTTTTGATTTCATGCCATGtactgggagtgatgggagtgctcTGAAACGAGGGGTACTTTGCCCCATGCTTCTAGTTACAGTAAAGAAAGACAGGCAGCTTGTGTTGCTATTCAAAGTGTTTATTTTGGATGGGTATCGGGAGGATCTGCTGTGGTCAGTGTCAGAGAATTCCGGCGGTGGATTCAGCACATCCCAATATCACAGATAACCGCAGCAGCTTTAATTCTTTCCGATAATCTAGATGATAAACGCAAAgatcacaataaatatattgccTTGAAAATAAACTTTAACCTGGATGGTATTTTACGGAGACGGTGGTGGAGAAGTGagaccgcctcccagcagaggtggtagagggtaatacagtgagggtacatgcatgggatagacatacggctcctgaatctaagacgagacagatgaccgattaaggtctttacagcaggagaaacgggcgacagGGGCCGGATGGTGCCGatgtgccggcagattctgtctATTGCCACCCCCCACTCACGTTTTGGATCCAGTCGTTGAATGCAGAAACTCGAGTGAAAACGGTTGGCTTTTTCAGAGCGTTGCAGCCCAAAGAGGACACAAAACTGGCGATGCCGTGGACTTCCCACCTACCGTCAGGGCCCTGGCAGTTCAGGGGTCCCCCAGAATCTCCCTGAAAACAGGAAAGAGGGGTCATAACCAGTGGGCTGCTGTGCAGGGTTTAGCCCCTTGGACTCCATGCATTAAAGGTAAATTGACAGCGGTGAGCTCACGTTACACCCAGACTGGAGGTCCCCTCCGGCACAGATCATGGTGGTCTTTATGGAGCTGCCCCACCAGTCCCTCTGGGTGCAGGTTTGATGATCCACCACAGGCAGGAGAGCTTGCTGCAGCACATCAGGGAGAGCGCCCCCGGCTGGCAGAACACAGGGAGACAAAAAACGCAGATTCAAAGTCTTAGCGTGGATCGCGTGGATCGCGTGTGATCTGTGCCTCTCTCAGACTCGTTTTATCAGAACTGCCGGGGCGGCAGGAATTTTAGAAACGATAGAAGAAACGTCTTTATGCCGGGTAGAGTAAACCCATCTCCCCCCATACGTACTGGTAAGACGACCCCAGCCTGTGATGTAACAGGGGTAGTTATTGGGCAGAACGTCCCCTGCCTGGGGCAGGCAGCCGAGCTGCGCTTGGTCATTTAGATGCGCGGTTCTGGAGAGTTTGATGAGCGCGACATCGTTCCTGCGGAAAGTAAAAACGTCGTCATGATGACCGTTTGTCCATCACAGAAGGCGACACATTCAGACCAGCCTAGAACTGGCGTGAGTTCAGGAACAATACCACCCCCGGTAACAAGAGCGCCCCCTACCCGCAAGCCACGCAGCTGCTCCTCCATTTCTCATGGACGAAAATGTCTGCGCTGTCCACCGCGATGATCTGCTCCCCACCCTCGGACGCGCTGCGGTCGTGTTCTCCCAGCACCACCTGGTAGGTACGGCCAGATCTGGAGCACAAACAATACACTCGGGGTCACAGAGGGTTACACAGAAAGATGGATTTTGGTCTATCAGCGGGAACCTttaattggtttccatggtaactgatCAACATTTAAAACTCCGCCCCCAAGCGAAGAGAGAGGCGGCCGCAGAACCTACGAGATGCAGTGAGCCGCAGTCAGGACCCAGTTAGGAGCAATGAGGCTCCCCCCACACGTGTGGTGAAACGCGCCGGCTTTCTCATACTGCAGGGAGATCTGGGAAGAGATGAGGAGAACGTTAAAAGCCAGGCTCCCGGGTGCCGGTGGGTATTAGTGCGAAGAATACGTGTGGGTTTTACCCTATCTCCAGGTGCCACTTACCTGCCACGGCCAGCTGTGGGGGACGGCGTCCTCCCCATTCACCACCCGGCTTTGTGGCGCGTATGTGGGGGTCCCACAGCCGTACACTGGGGGGGACACAGGCAGCCACTTTATTCAGGACATGAGCAGCCATTATGTTTTCTGTCCggaatttaactttttatatcAGCGGACATTAATggttttaatgttaataaagaaGCAAGGTGAGCCATGCTGTATTAACCCCATATCCTCCCCCAATTTATTACTAGCGACACCCCCCATTCTAACCCCCGAGTAACAGACAGAGCGCTCACCTCCCACCGCCAGCAGCAACGTGATAACCAGTCCGAACATCGCATCGAAGAGACGATCCATCCCAGGCGGCACTTAAATACCGGCTTTATCAGAGGTCCTGGGAACGCACAGCAGCGGGTACAGGTGACGGCAGAACACCTGCCCAAGGACATCACTGGCCGTGCCAACACCTGGTGTAACCCCGCAGACAATCCATCATCAGAGAAGCTTATCACCCGCTAAACTGCCCTCCTACCACCTCTCCCTGTCGGCAGGTGTCCTCGACCCTCTTACCCCCCagtttgtgttcagtaacatcatTTAATCAGTTACCTCCTCCCGGATCGTAAACTCCTGCGCACACCTTCCGTTGCCGTGTGCATTGCGACCCGTTACTGCGAAGCCCCGTTACGCAGCACCGCAGAGCATTCATTCTGTAATTATAATATACTTATACGGCTTTCCAGTGTTTAGAAtttacaggaaaaaagaaattcaCGCAGGAAAGGAATTTGTCTAAATGCGCCTTCTCACCGCCTTTATTCGCATGCTACATGAGATAGCAATGCACGAAGCATGTACATTATTGCAAAAACGATAGAACATGTTACAGACCGCAGACAGACATGGCCGCCAAGCGTTACGCATGTAAACGTTCCTCCCGACCGCCAGACGGGAGCCGGGCCGGCCGCGGGATTCTTCTGAAAAGAGTCTTTAATTCCCCCCCGGGCGCGAGACGCAGAGCCGGAAAAGTCCTGCAAACGGGCAACGAGGAATCCATGACCAGCCGCAGCCAATCATCTTCATCTCGATTCCACCccaagtttatttatttattttttttaaacaagagtAAAAATACAGAGGAAACAGGAGAAACGGTTCTTGtactaaaaagacaaaaacacagaacaGCTACACGTAGAAAAAACGTTTTAAAGTGATCTGCAGACTAGCGACAGATTCCCCCAAACGCCTCGAGAGCCGCAGCCGTCCTAAACGTGACGCACGGACTAAACGAGAGTGAACGTCTCGGCTCCCACCGGCCGGCTCGGAAAGCAGACTCTGGAAGACGTGTCGTGTCCGGTGCATTTCACAGGCTTTATTCATACCGCGTCTGATCACATAACACACAGAGTGACTGCATAACGCTCACCAGCAGGCCGTGTACCGGCAGCAGCTCGGCGCACCTGCCCACCGCCGCGCAGGACCCGCAGGAACCGGCCAAGTCCACCATTTAAATACGAAAGTCTGTCGTCGGCCGCCTGGAGACCCTCGCTGCGAGACATAAGTCTAAGAATCATAAAACTATTTCCCCTTAATTCTCTATGTAAAAAGTTTTATGGCGGCTGATCCTCAACATGATACACTTTATTTTCTCCTTtatgtacatataaaaaatcCATTTATCCCGTCGTCTCGCTCGGCAGTCCATCAGTGCAATCTGCTGTAGTCATAAGGCATTTGGAGTGGGAGATGAATCTGGAAGAAAGGCCTCCTGGGAAAGCCGATGTCTTCGGTCTGAACGGAAACACCGCGGTGCTCCGCGCTACGAGCTGAACCCTGCGTCAGTGCCCAAGAAGACCCGTTCCTggcaaataaagaaaacaactgTGTTAACGAATTCAGGCCATTCTGACAAAAGTCTCGCTTTTACGCAAGAGTTGCTCTAAGTAATATATTCCCGTAAGTCGCCATAGAAACGTGTCAACAACTTACCTTTAAATCCTTCCTCTGGCATACAAACTGGGGAGAGACGAATACACAGATATTaggaaaatgtcaaaatatacatatttcaaCCATTACCCAAACGGCCAATACGTGCATAATCTCATCCCGATGATTTACTCCAAACAGAACATTATGATTCCTCCCCAGACCGGAACGCTGTTATAAATACCCTGCGTTACTTACCTTGCATCACATCATCTATGGCAGCGTAGTCTGCAATCGGTTCATCTGCCTGCAGACCAAAGGAAAATCCATAAAGGCCGGAGATTTCTTAACAGATAAACTACTCTGTATCTCAGAGTGCCGGACACATTCGtacctttaataaaatcacagatTCTGGAATGATCCCCAGGTCACCGAGAGTGGCGGAGTCATCACTCAACACCTTCCCCTCAATGGACAAGTTCTGGTCGAACGGAGCCACTGAGAACGCGTGCATGATCTAAAGAAACGACACACGGGACACATCGGCATAGAGCACGCAAAGCTGTCTGTATAGACAGAACGTTCTATAGAAAGCGCGTGTTGTCACATTTATATCCTCTTACCGCCTCCTCGCCAACATTACATTCAGACTGAATTACCTGGATTTTCAAATCCTTTAAGGTCTGGTTGGCAGAGACCAGCAAAGCCTTTTCTCCCCGCACCTTCCTATTCCGCGTGCTGCGCCGGATGCCCTGCTTGTGGTGGGAAACGTGGCCCTGGCTGGACACCTTCTGACGCTTCACTCCTCCGTTTGTCTGCAGAAACAGAATGGGTGTAAGAGTAAAGACCGCGAGGTCCCAAGAGAGCCAGGTACGGGGCAGGTAAAATAATGGCACCTGGTGGAAATCTGGATCAATCTCCCCTTCGGGTCGCGGATCATCTTTTTCATCCTCGGGCTCGGAACTGCTGACATTCAGCTCGGGAGCAGCCTCCTTCATCACCTACGGGACGGGAGCGCACGGGTCAGGCTAAAATCGACAAGTAACAAGCCCCTGATGCATGATATCATGAAAATAAGCGCACACCTTTGTGTTATCCACCACTTTGTGGATGTAGATTGTTGCCTGGGCGTATTCGCGCATGTCCCTCTGCTGCTGACATAGCAGCCCTTCCCGGCAGTCTGGACACATCTCTGAAATGAAGACAAACAGATTAAAGCAGCTTTTAGAAGGAAAACCTGCATTTCCCAGCAATGCCCGTTCCTAACAAACACAGCGGGTGCCTGCGGGCTCCGGCACAGAATTCACACACGTCTGCAGACTTTTAAAGCCCAAGTCGCCTAACAGGAGGATCTTTTTGGATACATGATGGCGAGAGTGCCGAAGGAGGATTTATTTAAATGGCTGTCCCGCGGTACAAAGCACCTACCTGGCTCGGACACATACTGCGCAGCTACAATCCCATCGCCCTCCGTCACAAACGATCTGCTAATCCTTATCGAGTAATCGACGATAAAGAGCTTCCGCATGATTTCCCATTCTTCAGGCCATAAGAGAGCTACACTGTGCCAAAGAAAGGGTAGGACGCATTATTTGGGATGGCGCTTCACGTTGGATGGATTACTCTCGAAAAGAGACTCACAGCCTGGCGTCTTCGTTGGTCATGTTGGAAAACGTGAACATGATGCCCCCGTGCGGACACAGGAGGATGCTGTTACCCAGGGACAACACAGGGCTGCATCTCGTTGGCCTCCTGTCTCAGAAACAAAACATCTAAATTCCTCAAACTGCTTTACACGACACATAAAATACAGCGGCTGCCCCCAAAAACTACTCGCTTACCGTATAAACTTTCGCCACTCTTCCACAAAAAACTGCGAGACGACGTAGAGCTCGGAAATCTCCTGGTAAAAGGACGTTAAAGCGTCGGTGGAATGCACGCGGTGTAGcctttcattatatttatttatattatattatacgtCTCCCCAGAGCCTTTCACCGAGACAAAAGGCTCCGGCGGGAGAAAACGGCTCAGGATACTCGGAGTCACCAGATACCTGAGGCCAGTTGGCGGCCGACGGCCTGTTCTTGTCCTGGAAGAGGTTGAAAAGGGCTGCTTTCTGCTCGCTTGCCATCATCTTATGGAGGGCTTCATTCTTCTCACCTTCCATTTCTAAAACCTAGGGGGGGGGAACCCAAACAGGCAGATCCATTTCTGTCACAAGAGATACAGAAATCCAGAATTCTCAGGACATTCCCCAAGAATCTTGCTCTGGCGCGTAAAACCCCTGCTTGCAGCGGAGCGCGAAGGACTATTGTATTCTTGGAAATACCTTGCACTGGGAACAGGACTCCTGGTTGTGCCGAAATTCTGGAGCACTAGGGAAGTACACCTTCAGTTTGTACCACGCTTCATCCGTTATCACTTTCCTCTCACTTTCACCAGTGCAGAGCCCACCTAAAAGACGCATTAAATCGGTAAAACAAGCGCAAATCCTCCAAGCGCGCCGGCCGGATGCCACGTACACAGGACATCCAAACCCAACACAGACCAGTGGATACGCAAAGCACAAAACATCTCACCGTGCTCGCAAACGATGTCTTCATTAAAGCCAAGCTCCGGctcactttctttcttttcttcaggCAAATCATCTGAATCTGAAGGAGCGGAAAGCGTAACAATAAAGCACTTTTACAGTACAGAAGCCACAGCGGCAGCCCCAAGCTGCCATCCCTACACACGTGGTGACCTTACCCATCTTCGGCGCGTCTCCATTAACATTCCCATTGCTCGTATCCAGTTCATCATCCTGCTGACCCAGCTGCTCGGACGCCAACTGGCGCCAGCGTCGCAGCGATGCCTTCCCAACCCAAAAGCCTTCATCACTGGAAGTAAAACAAAATCCCGTTATCTGCAGTCGTGGCATTAGAAACGTGGCACCGAGCCATAAGTGATCGCCACCTCGGGCCTACAGCTAAACGCACTTATtgaaaaagagaaattaaaaCGTGGCCGCCAGACCCCTATATGATTCAGACACATCCCCCCAAGCATTAACCCCTCCAT
This window of the Spea bombifrons isolate aSpeBom1 chromosome 12, aSpeBom1.2.pri, whole genome shotgun sequence genome carries:
- the LOC128470616 gene encoding chymotrypsin-like elastase family member 3B translates to MFGLVITLLLAVGVYGCGTPTYAPQSRVVNGEDAVPHSWPWQISLQYEKAGAFHHTCGGSLIAPNWVLTAAHCISSGRTYQVVLGEHDRSASEGGEQIIAVDSADIFVHEKWRSSCVACGNDVALIKLSRTAHLNDQAQLGCLPQAGDVLPNNYPCYITGWGRLTTGGALPDVLQQALLPVVDHQTCTQRDWWGSSIKTTMICAGGDLQSGCNGDSGGPLNCQGPDGRWEVHGIASFVSSLGCNALKKPTVFTRVSAFNDWIQNIIGKN